A stretch of Lentisphaera araneosa HTCC2155 DNA encodes these proteins:
- a CDS encoding AbrB/MazE/SpoVT family DNA-binding domain-containing protein: MTTSLKLRKVGNSTGMVFPKEVLQRLRVENGDELFLIETQNGIELSPYDPDFGQEMDLADKIMKKRRNVLKKLGE; encoded by the coding sequence ATGACGACAAGTTTGAAATTAAGAAAAGTAGGGAACTCTACAGGTATGGTCTTCCCTAAAGAAGTTTTGCAGCGCCTTCGTGTAGAAAATGGTGATGAACTCTTTTTGATTGAAACGCAAAACGGAATCGAGCTCAGTCCCTATGACCCAGACTTTGGACAAGAAATGGATTTGGCAGACAAAATTATGAAAAAGCGTCGTAACGTCCTTAAGAAGCTTGGTGAATGA